DNA from Mycobacterium sp. SMC-8:
TATGAACCCGCTCGCCTGTATGTGGAGGTCATCCCAATGAGCAATACGTTTGCCGCTCGCCTCAACCGCTTGTTTGACACGGTCTACCCGCCCGGACGCGGGCCGCACACCTCGGCCGAGGTGATCGCAGCGCTCAAGGCCGAGGGGGTGACCATGTCCGCCCCGTACCTGTCGCAGCTGCGTTCCGGCAACCGCACCAACCCGTCGGTGGCTACCATGGCCGCGCTTGCCAACTTCTTCCGCATCAAGCCCGCGTACTTCACCGACGACGAGTACTACGAGAAGCTCGACAAGGAGCTGACGCTGCTCGCCGGGATGCGGGACGAAGGCGTCCGCAAGATTGCGGCCAGGACGGTCGGACTGTCGGCCGAGGCCAAGCAGGACATCGTGCAGAAGGTCGACGAACTGCGTCGCCGCGAAAACCTCGACGTTTAACCCTGTCGCGGGCGCGACATTCAGTCGGCAACCGCACCCCGGCCAGCGTGTTCCGGGACGGCGTCATCGGCATCCGCGGTCAGCCGCCGGTACTGGCGGGCGATCTCCAGGATCCACTCTCGATCCGAGTACGTTGCGGGCTGACGAAGCCATGCCAAACCGGGGAATCTCTCCCGCCCCGCCCCTGCGGCTCCGTGCCGCCCCTCGTAGATCCATGCCGCAATCGCGGCCGCCTGCTCGGTCGGTGAGGCGTCCGGTGCCTCCAGCCGCGCCCGCTCCACGAGCTCGTCAAGGTCGGTGACGTCGGCGCCGTTGCTTTCTACCGTGCGCAGCGCGCCGTCTGCGGCGGTGGCCTCCAGGAACAGCGCGTCGGAGATCAGAGACATGCGTTCGGCGACGCGAAAGACGAGCGGGCCCCGTGGACGGACCCCGATCCCGACATCGGGATGGCGGCGGCCGAGCTCATCGAGCAGGGGCTGGATCGTGCGCAGCTCCCGGCGCGCGCCGAACCAGTCCTCCAAGCTGGGCAGCAGGGAGCCGGCCGCGACGATCAGCATCGCGCAGCCCAGCAGCGTCGCCGCCGCACCGACCCCGACCGGTCCGGAGGTGCCGACCGCCCGCAGCAGGAAGAACGCCAGCGCCAGCACGATCAGCACGATGCCGACGGTGAAAACGAACAGCGCCCGGCCCCGGCGGGTCCGATTGGAATGGCGCAGTCCGGCCCACACCACCAGGCTGAGCGCCAGCAGCACATAGAGCAGCGGAAGCAGCCACGGCAGCGCATTGCCGCCGATCCCGAGGTTGCGCCGCAGATATTCGTCGGGCGCCATCTCGGGCTGTTGCCCCGCCGCCAGGAACATCCCGAAACTGAAGGCGGCGATCACCGCGGCGACGCCGTACTGGAACATCGCGATCCGTCTGACGGTGGCGGGGGCGCGGTTGGACGACACCGTCGTGATCATCACGCAGCTGCCGGCCGCGCAGGCCACCAGCGCCACTTGGCTGAGCCCCATCGAGATGTTCGGCCAACGCAGCAGGGTGTCGATCAACAGGGTCAGCGGCTGCCAGTTCAGTGCGGCGACCAGGG
Protein-coding regions in this window:
- a CDS encoding helix-turn-helix transcriptional regulator encodes the protein MSNTFAARLNRLFDTVYPPGRGPHTSAEVIAALKAEGVTMSAPYLSQLRSGNRTNPSVATMAALANFFRIKPAYFTDDEYYEKLDKELTLLAGMRDEGVRKIAARTVGLSAEAKQDIVQKVDELRRRENLDV